A segment of the Candidatus Nitrososphaera gargensis Ga9.2 genome:
TGCGGTCAAGCCAAGCAGGTACATAGCAGACTATGTCAGCACAAACATCAAGGAGCCCTACGTACTAGAGCAGATGCAAAAGATATTCAAGGAATCTGGAGTAGAAGAAGAAAAGCCGGTGCCAAAGGAGATTCCGCTCCAGGAGATCCCAGCGGCACCTAAAAAGCCAGCACCTCAGCCGGCAGTACCGCAGATGGCAATGATGGACGCAGACGAGGATCGTTGCCCGACATGCAACGCCCGGCTGATAATCACCGAAGGGTGCAACGTATGCATCGAGTGCGGCTTTAGCGGCTGCGGATCGGGCTAATATAATAACATCGCCGCCCCCCTCTCCTCTTTCTCTTTTTGAGTAGCAACAGTCAAGCAAGCTAGGTGCAATATTATAGTTAAAATAGTGCTTTGCCTATATTACTAGTGAAATGTCAAACGTACGAGTCAACGAGAGTCCAAACCACTTCATGGTGCTGGACGCCATAGCGAGAGGAATGAAGACAGTTGACAAGATTGCAAAAGTAACTAGGCTGAGCAAGCCTGAGGTGGAGCTAATCATTAATGATCTGATGACGCAAAGGCTGATAATTGGCACAGAGAAAAAGAGCTTTTTTGGCGGCAAAAAGATGGAGTTCTCCATCAGCCACACCGGCCTCCAGCTGCTCAATACAAAGAAGCTAGAGCTTGAGAAGCAGGCGCAGCAGATACAACAATGGTACCAGAACGGCCAGACCCAACAGCTCCAGTCCTACATGGACAACAACAGGATGTGGATACCGATGATGCTGTTCTCTGGCATCATGAACGCAATGTTCTTCATGTCCATGATGTCCCTAATGGGCATGGCCATGAGCCCGGCAGAAAGCGGGTTTGCAGGCGGCGAGGGAGGAGCTGCGACAGACGGCGGAGCTGCAGGTGGTGCTGAAGGCGACGCCGGCGGTGGCGGAGATTTCGGTGGCGGCGACTTTGGCGGCGGAGATTTCAGCTTCTAGCCGCTTCCACAATTTGTTTCTTCTTCTTTGAAGAATACTTGGCGGCAAGCGTAGCCAGAAACACTGCGATCAGGACAATCACTATTGTCGCTGAAGGCGGAAAATTTGCAGCGTACGAAACTATAATGCCTGTCACTACCGAGAATATTGATATCCCAACTGAAATGAGCGCAGTTTTCTTGAAACCTTTACCAAGCAAGAGTGCAGTGATGTTTGGGATCACAATGAGCGATGACACAAGCAAGATGCCTACAAGCCTCATTGACACAATGACTGACACGCTTGCAAGCACTGCAAAGAGGTAGCTCAGATTCGTGATCGACAGCCCGCTCACTTTTGCCTGCTCCTCGTCAAATGCGACGTACATGAACTGCCTGTAAAGGAGAATCACTATCGCAAGAATCGCGCCGGCCATCGCCAGAATGCCAAGCGTGTCCTCTACGCTGACGACTAGAATGCTTCCAAACAGATAGCTATGTCCACCAAGTTTCCTGATGGGGATATGCTACTCAGCAGCAAGCCAAGGGCCAGGCCGCCTGCAAGCAATATGGCGACTGTGGCATCAGCCGGTATCTTGGCGGACTGGCGCAGCTTTGTGATGCCAAGTGCTCCCAGCACGGAAAACGCTATGCCGGTCCACAGCGGGTAAATGTTGGCAACAAGCCCGACTGCTATTCCGCCAAACGCCACGTGAGAGCGCGTCGCCAAAGAGCGAGTTGCGCCTTAGCACAAGGAAGAGCCCTATCACCGACGCCGTTATCGCCACTGCCACGCCAGCAATGAGGGCGCGCTGCATAAAGCCAAATTCTAGTATTTCAAAGACCATCTCTACTACATCATCTCGCCCCGTGATCGTGCTGGTCGTGGTGATGATCGTGCATGTGCATGTGTGCCTGCATGCTCGACTCAGAGTACGCCTTGAGCAGGTCAGCGTTTTCAAAGAACTCGTGGATCTTGCCATGGAAGAACATTGAGCGGTTGACGCAAGCCACGCTGCTGGCAATCCTGTTGACCGCGTCCAAGTCATGCGACGCCCAGATTATCGTGATCTTTTTCTCTTGGTTCAATTTTTTCAAAAGCGCGTAGAACTTGTTCTGCGTTTCGAGGTCGATGCCGGTCGCCGGCTCGTCCAGTATCAAGAGCTTTGGATCGTTGACAATAGCTTTTGCGATAAGCACGCGCTGCTGGCCACCCGACAGCTTGCTCACCCTCCTGTCCTTTTGCGCCAACAATCCGACCGTGTCAAGCGCCGAGCCTATCTTGTCTTTTGATATCTTGTTGCCAGTTGTGATCCCAAGCGACACGATCTCTTCTACAGTGGCAGGAAAGTTCTGATCAATGGTTTTCTTTTGCGGGATGTACCCTATGCTCTTTAGGGCTTCTTTGCTGTCTTTTCTTATGTCCCGCCCAAAAATCTTGATAGTTCCGGTGTAGTCGCCAAGCAAACCCAGCATGCATGAGAAAAGCGTGGTCTTGCCGGCACCGTTTGGGTCTATCATGCCCAGCAGGACGCCCTCGTTTATAGAGAATGAGATGTTGTCCAGCACCACCAGGCTGCCGGAATACGCATAAGATAATTTGTCGATCTCGACTACTACTGTTGTTGTCTGCATTCAAGCCCCACCTTCAGGTCTGCAACGTTCTCTTTCATCTTGTCGATGTAGCCTATGCCGGCTTGCTGCTCTTCGCGATCGATTCCCTCAATCGGGCTTAGCACAAGCACCCTGCCGTCTGGGATTTCTCCGGCGATGGTGTCGGCCAGCCGGCTGTCGATCAGGTCTTCTGAATAAATGACATTAATGTCAAGCTCGCTTGCAAGCTCGATTATTTCCTGCATCCGCTGGGGCAGTATCTCGCCCTCGGGCGACGCGCCATGTATGCTGTGCTGCGTCAGGCCGTACCGCTCTGCAAAGTGAGCAAATGCGTCGTGGAACGCGACAAAATCTGATTTGCCGCAGTCTGCAAGCTCTAGCTCTATGAAAGCGTCAAGCGAGTCAAGCTCTGCAGCAAACCTATCGGCATCTTCCATGTAATAGTTGGCGTTAGCAGGATCCGCGCTGACCATCGCGTCGCGGATCTTTTCTACTTGGTGCTTTGCCAGCACCGGATCGAGCCAGATGTGCGGGTTGACTCCGCCTTCATGGCCGTGCTCATCATTATCTTCTTCTTCTCCTTCGCCTTCATCATCATGCTCAAGCTCGATTCCTTCGCTGGTGTTGACAACTATGTTGGCTTCCATATCATCAGCCCAGCTTTCAAAGCCGGCACTATTGATGACAAGCATGCTGGCAGATTGCACCCTTTGCCTGTCTTGCGGCGTCGGCTCCCAGTCGTGGGGCTCTACGCCGGCCGGCACAAGGCTTGACACTTCTGCCCTGTCGCCTCCTACGCGAGAAGCAAATTCGTAAAGGGGATAAAACGATGCGACAACCGTTATCTTGTCCTGCTCTTGGCTACTACCCTGTTGTTGTGACGGCCTGCTACCGGTGTATATGGTAGCCAGCATGGCAAGCGGGATCACGATTGCAATTGCCGCAAGTGCAGCTCTGCTCTGGTTCAATGGCAACTATGCCTCCTATTGCATTATTAAGAATATATAGTTTTGTTAATAACAAATATGGAATTGCTTATAAGTATCTTAATAATAATATCTGGAGTTGACCATAGTCAGCGTTTCACTCAACGACGACATACTGGCTGAGATCGACAAGCTGCAAAAGACCCTCGGGTTCTCCGGCAGGTCAGAGATCGTCCGCGCCGGCATCAGGAACCTGCTGGCAGACGAAAAGGACAGGCAGAATCTATCCGGCCATCTTTTCGCAGTGCTTTTGGCGATACATGACGAAAAGTCCGACGATCAGGTAACAGAAATGGGGCACGGCTATGACAAGCTGATAACGACGCACATACACAACAAAATAGACGGCGATAGGTGCCTTGAAATCTTTCTGCTAAAAGGCGACGCGGAGGAGATAAAGGACATGACTAAAAAGTTCCAGTCAAACAAAAAGATGGACCACGTCAAGCTGATCACAACGTGACCATCACATTTTTTACGAGCCCGATCGGGCTTGGACACGCGACGCGGGACATTGCGATTGCAGAGCAGCTACTAAAGGCCGACGGCATAGCTTTTGTCAGCGGAGAAGGGGCCGCGAGCCTGATCGCAAAGAAAGGTTATGATACAATGGATGTCTATCGGCCGGAAAAATTCGTAGTAGAGTCCGGCCAGCTCCAGCATTCGTTCAAGTGGCTCATGAGCTATTATTCATACTACAAAAAGTGTAAGGTGATAGCAAAGGAAATTTTAGACAAGCGCGCCGGCCTTGTAGTGAGCGACGAGGATTTCGCTTCTATCGCAATTGGCGAAGAGATGGGCCGCAGGCGGGTGCTGATAACCGACATAACAGAGACGCACTTTACAACCGGCCCGGCGTCAATGATAGAGAGAAAGATGAACAAGTCGATGCAGAAAATGATACAGGCGTGCGACTGCGTCATCATTCCCGATGCCGGGGATGACTATGGCAACATCCGGCACGTGGGCCCGATAGTGAGGCAGGCAAGCGCCGGCCGCGACGCTCTTCGCAAGCAGTTTGGCTTTACAAGAAACACGATAGTGGTTAGCACCGGCGGCACCGACGCCGGCAGGTACCTCATTGAGAAGGCCATTGAAGCGCATAGAAAGCTGCAGAGCAGGCTTGATTCAGAGCTCGTAGTCGTTTCGGGCCCATCGCTCAAGTTGCCGGATTCGCCGGACTATCGCAACCTCGGGTTTGTAGACAACCTGCATGAGCTGGTCTATGCAGCCGACCTTGTAATTTCGCTGGCCGGCAGGTCCACGATAGACGAATCGATCGCTTATGGCACGCCGGGAATTTTCATTCCAATAAAGGGCCACTTTGAGCAGGAAGAGGGCGCGGCGCGGTTGGGCTTCAAGTATGAAGACATTTTCCGGCTCGAATCGCTTGTTGAAGAAAAGATTGGCCGCCGGAACAATAATAATGCAGTACACGCTGCCGGCGGAGGAGCTGAAAGGGCCGCAAAGATAATTTCCGATCTGGATAGATAAATAAATAAATCAATTTAACAAGGCAAGTGCCTATCTCTACCTGCACATGGCAGCGCGCACCTATGCTATCATTATCGGAGCAGGCATAGCAACAGCAGCTGCCGCCATTGCAATAGCGTTTGCAATTTTTATCAGCCCCGCCCTCACCGTATCG
Coding sequences within it:
- a CDS encoding metal ABC transporter permease; the protein is MPIRKLGGHSYLFGSILVVSVEDTLGILAMAGAILAIVILLYRQFMYVAFDEEQAKVSGLSITNLSYLFAVLASVSVIVSMRLVGILLVSSLIVIPNITALLLGKGFKKTALISVGISIFSVVTGIIVSYAANFPPSATIVIVLIAVFLATLAAKYSSKKKKQIVEAARS
- a CDS encoding MarR family transcriptional regulator, which encodes MSNVRVNESPNHFMVLDAIARGMKTVDKIAKVTRLSKPEVELIINDLMTQRLIIGTEKKSFFGGKKMEFSISHTGLQLLNTKKLELEKQAQQIQQWYQNGQTQQLQSYMDNNRMWIPMMLFSGIMNAMFFMSMMSLMGMAMSPAESGFAGGEGGAATDGGAAGGAEGDAGGGGDFGGGDFGGGDFSF
- a CDS encoding CopG family ribbon-helix-helix protein, with the protein product MTIVSVSLNDDILAEIDKLQKTLGFSGRSEIVRAGIRNLLADEKDRQNLSGHLFAVLLAIHDEKSDDQVTEMGHGYDKLITTHIHNKIDGDRCLEIFLLKGDAEEIKDMTKKFQSNKKMDHVKLITT
- a CDS encoding metal ABC transporter ATP-binding protein — protein: MQTTTVVVEIDKLSYAYSGSLVVLDNISFSINEGVLLGMIDPNGAGKTTLFSCMLGLLGDYTGTIKIFGRDIRKDSKEALKSIGYIPQKKTIDQNFPATVEEIVSLGITTGNKISKDKIGSALDTVGLLAQKDRRVSKLSGGQQRVLIAKAIVNDPKLLILDEPATGIDLETQNKFYALLKKLNQEKKITIIWASHDLDAVNRIASSVACVNRSMFFHGKIHEFFENADLLKAYSESSMQAHMHMHDHHHDQHDHGAR
- a CDS encoding metal ABC transporter solute-binding protein, Zn/Mn family, translating into MNQSRAALAAIAIVIPLAMLATIYTGSRPSQQQGSSQEQDKITVVASFYPLYEFASRVGGDRAEVSSLVPAGVEPHDWEPTPQDRQRVQSASMLVINSAGFESWADDMEANIVVNTSEGIELEHDDEGEGEEEDNDEHGHEGGVNPHIWLDPVLAKHQVEKIRDAMVSADPANANYYMEDADRFAAELDSLDAFIELELADCGKSDFVAFHDAFAHFAERYGLTQHSIHGASPEGEILPQRMQEIIELASELDINVIYSEDLIDSRLADTIAGEIPDGRVLVLSPIEGIDREEQQAGIGYIDKMKENVADLKVGLECRQQQ
- a CDS encoding glycosyltransferase: MTITFFTSPIGLGHATRDIAIAEQLLKADGIAFVSGEGAASLIAKKGYDTMDVYRPEKFVVESGQLQHSFKWLMSYYSYYKKCKVIAKEILDKRAGLVVSDEDFASIAIGEEMGRRRVLITDITETHFTTGPASMIERKMNKSMQKMIQACDCVIIPDAGDDYGNIRHVGPIVRQASAGRDALRKQFGFTRNTIVVSTGGTDAGRYLIEKAIEAHRKLQSRLDSELVVVSGPSLKLPDSPDYRNLGFVDNLHELVYAADLVISLAGRSTIDESIAYGTPGIFIPIKGHFEQEEGAARLGFKYEDIFRLESLVEEKIGRRNNNNAVHAAGGGAERAAKIISDLDR